One stretch of Sulfurimonas sp. C5 DNA includes these proteins:
- the fliY gene encoding flagellar motor switch protein FliY gives MSDFIKLFEDETVATIEALVGSAPSLTLKEEQELSIISNIVPPIVLVKLKISGDIEADAMVALPPNLSTSLSDMMMGEEASDREDVSDDDIDATKEIVSNIFGAVANTLSAQKELPVLSFSIDSIEFIGESEDVSLEQFSKMYVYKFSLDSLNSLLMFIIDDKLTSKLYGGASEEAVTEISIDAPTSVATPAKPCNETKVKLSDEEMSNISLILDVKLPVKVRIGKKRMLLKDVLNMDIGSVIELNQLANDPLEILVDNHVIAEGEVVIVDGNFGVQITSIGSKKDRLNKLKE, from the coding sequence ATGAGTGACTTTATAAAACTATTTGAAGATGAAACAGTTGCTACTATAGAGGCACTTGTCGGTTCGGCTCCATCTTTAACGCTAAAAGAGGAACAAGAATTAAGTATTATATCTAATATTGTACCTCCAATTGTATTGGTAAAATTAAAAATAAGCGGTGATATAGAAGCAGATGCTATGGTCGCACTTCCGCCAAATTTATCAACATCATTATCAGATATGATGATGGGTGAAGAAGCTAGTGACAGAGAAGATGTAAGTGATGATGATATAGACGCTACTAAAGAGATAGTGTCTAATATCTTCGGTGCTGTTGCCAATACATTGTCTGCACAAAAAGAATTACCGGTACTCTCATTTAGTATAGATAGTATAGAGTTTATTGGTGAAAGTGAAGATGTAAGCTTAGAACAGTTTAGTAAGATGTATGTTTATAAGTTTTCATTAGATTCTTTAAATTCACTTTTAATGTTTATTATTGACGATAAGTTGACTTCTAAACTCTACGGAGGGGCTTCTGAAGAAGCTGTGACAGAAATTAGTATAGATGCCCCAACTTCTGTTGCTACGCCAGCAAAACCTTGCAATGAGACAAAAGTGAAACTTTCTGATGAAGAGATGAGTAATATTTCTTTAATTTTAGATGTAAAGTTACCTGTAAAAGTGCGTATAGGTAAAAAAAGAATGTTATTAAAAGATGTTTTAAATATGGATATTGGTTCTGTGATAGAATTAAATCAATTAGCTAATGATCCGTTGGAAATTTTAGTTGACAATCATGTGATAGCAGAAGGTGAAGTTGTTATCGTAGATGGAAACTTCGGTGTTCAAATTACATCAATCGGTAGCAAAAAAGATAGATTAAACAAACTAAAAGAATAA
- the fliM gene encoding flagellar motor switch protein FliM — MADILSQEEIDALLDVVEDEGDDVLESEDDNLLPQRQVTLYDFKRPNRVSKEQLRAFRGVHDKMARSLASQISSIMRSIVEIQLHSVDQMTYGEFLMSLPNPTSFNVFSMKPLEGSGVIEINPSIAFPMLDRLLGGKGEPFDSTREFSDIELSLFETILRVMMATLKEAWGPVMDIYPTIESKESSPNVVQIVAQNEIVVMVVMEIIIGHSSGMMNICYPVISLEPVLPKLASRDLMLNETSSKKSRNTELKVLLGGAKVNVEAKLGEADLSMAEVLELKVGDVLRLSSPADDIVTVSVDGKDRFRGEIGLRRYRKSINILEIIETEKDEVKFALENLEQQRHDKISGVRDIIHEEEANEFNEFEEKDTDKGE; from the coding sequence ACGACAATTTACTTCCTCAGAGACAAGTAACTTTATATGATTTTAAACGTCCTAACAGGGTTTCCAAAGAACAGTTACGTGCTTTTCGTGGTGTTCATGATAAAATGGCAAGAAGTTTGGCTTCACAGATTTCATCTATTATGAGAAGTATCGTAGAGATCCAGCTTCATTCGGTTGACCAGATGACATATGGTGAGTTTTTAATGTCGTTGCCAAATCCTACGAGTTTCAATGTTTTCTCTATGAAACCTTTAGAAGGTAGCGGTGTTATAGAGATCAATCCTTCAATCGCTTTTCCAATGTTAGACAGATTGTTAGGCGGTAAGGGTGAACCATTTGATTCAACGAGGGAGTTTTCAGATATAGAGCTCTCTTTATTTGAAACAATTTTACGTGTAATGATGGCTACACTAAAAGAGGCATGGGGACCAGTAATGGATATTTATCCAACAATTGAGTCTAAAGAATCAAGTCCTAACGTTGTACAAATTGTTGCTCAGAATGAGATTGTAGTCATGGTTGTAATGGAAATTATTATTGGGCATAGTTCAGGTATGATGAACATTTGTTATCCTGTTATCTCTTTAGAACCTGTACTGCCAAAACTGGCTTCACGTGACCTAATGTTGAATGAAACGAGTTCAAAAAAATCTAGAAATACAGAATTAAAAGTGTTGCTTGGTGGTGCTAAAGTAAATGTTGAAGCTAAGCTCGGTGAAGCAGACCTGTCGATGGCAGAGGTTTTAGAGCTTAAAGTTGGTGACGTATTACGTTTATCGAGTCCCGCAGATGATATTGTGACCGTTTCTGTTGACGGTAAAGACAGATTTCGTGGAGAAATAGGATTGAGAAGATACAGAAAGTCTATAAACATTCTTGAAATCATCGAAACTGAAAAAGATGAGGTTAAATTTGCACTTGAAAATCTTGAACAGCAACGTCACGATAAAATTTCTGGTGTACGTGACATAATTCATGAAGAAGAAGCAAATGAGTTTAATGAATTTGAAGAGAAAGACACAGATAAAGGGGAATAA
- the mnmA gene encoding tRNA 2-thiouridine(34) synthase MnmA, whose product MKKVLVGMSGGVDSTITTLLLKEQGYEVEGVYMKLHSKPGYHEIHQARAQKAADFVGIKLHVLDLQDIFKEKVFQPFIDTYAEGKTPNPCALCNRNLKFGEMIKFADEVGADYLATGHYIQTDGEFLYAAHDDTKDQSYFLFYINKDILPRLKFPLGERKKSDIKELAASIKGLESFASQAESSEICFVETTYTDVLKNYVQVDQVGEVLDKDGNVVGEHKGYMHYTIGKRRGFTVNGAHEPHFVTKIIPEKNQIVVGTRDELACNRVVLNNLNFFNDETEFKSTVKLRYRTKAVDCNVKIENDKAYVELDEGVFGVAVGQAAVFYDDDKLIGGGWIIEAN is encoded by the coding sequence ATGAAAAAAGTTTTAGTTGGGATGAGTGGAGGAGTCGATTCTACCATCACTACATTATTATTGAAAGAGCAAGGGTATGAGGTTGAGGGAGTATATATGAAACTTCATTCAAAACCTGGATATCATGAAATTCATCAAGCCCGTGCTCAAAAAGCTGCAGACTTTGTGGGTATTAAACTCCACGTATTAGATCTTCAAGATATATTCAAAGAAAAAGTTTTTCAACCTTTTATCGATACTTATGCTGAAGGTAAAACACCAAATCCATGTGCACTGTGTAATAGAAATTTAAAATTTGGTGAAATGATTAAATTTGCTGATGAGGTAGGTGCAGATTATTTAGCAACAGGACACTATATTCAAACAGATGGTGAATTCTTGTATGCTGCACATGATGATACAAAAGATCAAAGTTACTTCTTATTCTATATAAACAAAGATATCTTACCAAGATTAAAGTTTCCGTTAGGTGAAAGAAAGAAAAGCGATATTAAAGAACTGGCTGCTTCTATAAAAGGATTAGAGTCATTCGCATCTCAAGCAGAATCTAGCGAAATATGTTTTGTTGAAACTACATATACAGATGTTCTTAAAAACTATGTACAAGTTGACCAAGTAGGTGAAGTACTAGATAAAGATGGAAATGTAGTAGGTGAGCATAAAGGATATATGCACTATACAATTGGTAAAAGAAGAGGTTTTACTGTTAATGGTGCTCATGAACCGCATTTTGTTACAAAAATCATTCCTGAAAAAAATCAAATTGTAGTAGGTACACGTGATGAACTTGCTTGTAATAGAGTAGTACTAAATAATTTGAATTTTTTTAATGATGAAACAGAGTTTAAATCAACAGTGAAACTAAGATATAGAACAAAAGCTGTAGATTGTAATGTAAAGATAGAAAACGATAAAGCATATGTAGAATTAGATGAAGGCGTTTTCGGTGTTGCAGTAGGTCAAGCAGCAGTGTTCTATGATGATGATAAATTAATTGGTGGTGGTTGGATTATAGAAGCAAATTAG